The genomic interval CGTGGCCGGGACGTGCGACGACTTCGACCTCTGTACGACCGGCGACACGTGCGCGGCCGGTGCGTGCGTCGGGACGCCGACCGTGTGCACCGACAACGATGCGTGCAACGGACTCGAGACGTGCAACCTCGCCACTGGGGCGTGCGATCCGGGGGTGCCGCTCGTCTGCGACGACAACAACGTTTGTACGACCGACACCTGCGATCCGACGCTCGGCTGCGTCCATACGAACAACACCGACCCGTGTGACGACAACAACCTGTGCACCGACACCGACACCTGCGCCGGCGGGGTGTGTGCCGGAACGCTCACCGCGGCCGCGGTCGCCTGCAACGCGGGCAACGGAACCGTGTGCGACGGCCTCGAGATGTGCAATCCGGCGACGGGCGCCTGCGATCCGGGCGTGCCGCTCGCCTGCGACGACAACAACGTCTGCACCGACGATTCCTGCGATCCCGTCCTCGGATGCCAGCACGTGAACAACACCGGGACCTGCGACGACGGAACCGCCTGCACGACGGGTGACACCTGCACGGCCGGGGCCTGCGTCGGCGTGCCCGTCATCTGCGACAACGGCACGGTCTGCGACGGTCTCGAGACCTGCGACGCCGTGCTCGGTTGCCAGGCGGGGACGCCCCCCGACTGCGACGACCTCAACCCGTGCACCGACGACTCGTGCGACCCGATCCTCGGCTGCCAGCACGTCAACAACACGAACCCCTGCACGGACGGCACCGAGTGCACCGTGGGCGACGTGTGCACGGGCGGGCTCTGCCTCGGCGTGCCGCTCGTCTGCGACGACGGCGACGCCTGCAACGGCGCGGAGACGTGCGACGCCTTCCTCGGCTGCCAGCCCGGTACGCCGCCGGCGTGCGACGACAACAACAGCTGCACCGACGACACGTGCGTGTCGCCGGGCGGCTGCGTGTTCACGAACGACGATACGAACGGGTGCACCGACAACGACCTGTGCACCTCCGCCGACGCGTGCGTCGGCGGCGCGTGCGTCGGCTCGCCGGTCGTCTGCAGCAACAACGACGCCTGCGACGGCGTCGAGACGTGCAACGCGACGACGGGCCTCTGCGATCCGGGGACGCCGCTCACCTGCGACGACAACAACGCGTGCACTGACGACAGTTGCGATCCGGGCACCGGATGCGTGAACGCTCCGAACTCGAACCCATGCGACGACGGCTCGGCCTGCACGACCGGCGACACCTGCGCCGCGAGCGCCTGTGTCGGCACGCCCGTGCCGTGCGACGACAACAACGCGTGCAACGGCGTCGAGACGTGCGATCCGGCGCTCGGCTGCCAGATCGGCACGACGCTCGTCTGCAACGACGACGACGAGTGCACGGTGGACTCGTGCGATCCGGACGTCGGGTGCGTGAACGCGCCCTTCCCGAACGTCGCCGTGTGCCGCATGATCGCGCTGATCGATTTCCTGAACGCGACCGACGGCGATCTGCTCGGCGGCGCCTCGGCGAAGCGGCGCCTGCTGCGGCGCGCGAACGGCGCCCTGCGGGCGACCCAGCACTTCTACACCGGCAACCCGCGCCTCGCGCGCAACAATCAGCGGCGAGCGGAGCGGCGACTCAGTAGCTTCGTCCACATCGTCCAGACCGGTCTGATTCGCGGGACCATCGACACACCCACGGGGGATCACATCCTCGATCTCGCGACGCAGGCGGCCCTCGACCTGGCGAACGCGCTGCCATGACGATCACATCTCGCAGGGGGACGGGCCGCATGATGCTCCATCGATCACTGGCTGTCGTGGCGCTCGGCACGCTGCTGCTGGCCGCCCCGGCGCGGGGGGGCAACGTCCACTACGTCGACGACGATGGCATGGACGGGTTCAACTGCGCGGGAGCGCCATTCCGGACGATCAACGATGCGCTCGCGATCTCCGCGAACGGCGACGAGATCCGCGTCTGCCCGGGCGTATATCCGGAGCAGCTCGTGCTCAACCAGGACATCCGTCTGACCGGCGAGGCGTTCGGCAGCCGGCGCGCCGTCATTCGGCCCACGGCGCTGCCCGCGACGCTGCCGAGCCTCGAAGGCGGCAACCCGATCGCGGCAGCCATCCTCATCGACGGGTCGCTCGTCCGCATCACCGACATCGACATCGACCTCACCGACAACACCATGACGGCGTGCTCGCCGATGCTCGCCGGCGTGTACTTCCGCAACGCGAGCGGCTCCGCGATGCGGACGCAGATCCTGAACGCGTGGGTCCCCGGACGGCCCGATTGCGACAGCGGCATCGGCATCTTCGTCGAGAGCGGCGTGACGGACTACGTGCTCGGCCATCCGATCTTCGGGCGTGCGCGCGTCGTCGTCATCGACGCCGCGTTCGACAACTATCAGAAGGCCGGCCTGGTCGCGCACGGTCCGCGGACGGTGTTGAAGGTGCGCGGCGGTCACGCGACGGCGGGCGCGCCGGTCGACGGGGCCGCGGTACCGAACGGCTACCAGGTCGGGCTCGGCGCGCGCGGCAAGCTCGTCGACGCGATGTCGACCGGACACACCACGACGACGGCCGGCAAGCTCGGTGCGGGCATCCTCGCGTGGGATTCGGGCAAGTTCACGTTCCGGCGCGATACGGTCTCGGCGAACCAGGTGGGTATCTTCGTCGCCGGCAACGACGCGCGCGTGAAGCGCTCGATCCTCCACGATCAGACGTCGGACGGCATCGTGCTGCTCGGCGACTCGAACCTCGTGTCGGCGACCGAGATCGACGGGACGAGCGTCTCGGGATGTTTCGTCAACGGCGACCGCAATCTCCTGCGCGGCAGCTTCATCACGCATTCGCCGATCGGCATCTGGATCATCAACGGCATCGGGAACCTGTTCTTCGGCACGAACTTCGGCGACGTCCCGCTGGAGAGCCGCGGCGTCTACGGCGGCGTGCGGCCGCTGACGGAGCAGAACGCGGCCCCGCTGCTCACGAGCTGCAGCGCGACGAGCCTCACCTGCGACGACGGGGACCCGTGCAGCACCGACCTGTGCAACCTGATGACGGGCACGTGCAGCCACGGAGTGACCGTGTGCGACGACGCGATCGAGTGCACGACCGACGTCTGCGATCCGGTCGCAGGCTGCGTGTTCACGCCGGTTCCCGACGGCACCCCGTGCACGACCGGTACGGCGAACGTCTGCACCGGCGGCGTGTGCACCTGAGATAGCTGCGGGCGACCCCCGGGAAGGGGAGTCGCCCGCCTGTGCTCACACCCGGACGCGCGCGCCGGAGCTCAGCTGCCCGGCTCGAGGGTCGCCGTGATCGTCGGCGTCCCGAGGCCGTGCCACTCGTTCCAGTACCCGCTGTCCTTCTCCTTCAGCTTGAAGCTGCTGCCCAGCAGCGCATCGGGGCTGAACAGCCGGAGTCCCTTGCCCCATCCGCCGATGAACCCCTTCGGCCACTCGTAGAAGATCGTTTCGAGGACGCGCGCGCCGGTGCTGCTGTTCGTCATGTCCGGCGACGGCATCGCGCCCACCGCCTCGCATGGGCCGCAGGTGATCTGTCCCCAGAACCAGTCGTACTCGCTGGTGATCTGCTTGGAAGCGAGCTTGTAGCCCGGCTTTTCCACCTCGACGCGGTAGCTGTTGTCGCGCAGCAGACGCACGGTCGCCGGCGTGGTGACCTTGCGCTCCTTCTCTTCATCCAGGAAGCTCGGACCGCGCTCCGAGCTCTGCGCCGAGATCGTGGCCGTGGCGCCCGGCGGATTCGAGTCGATGCGCACGTCCTGGTAGGGACCGTGCACCAAGGTGGCGCAGCCGCCGAGCAGTGCCAGTGCGACCGCAAGGACGAGTGGCTCTCGCTTCATGACCATCCCCCTCTCGTGCCGGGACGCGCGAACGCGATCTCGGCTGTCACGGGAACCAAAACACCGACGTATCGTCGGCCGCAGCTCATTTCTTTCCGAGCACCGACTCCTTGAAGGTCTTCGCGACCGAGAATCCGACCTTCTTCCGCGCGGGGATCTTGATTGCCTCGCCGGTCTGCGGGTTGCGCCCCATGCGCGCCTTCATCTTGCGCAGGCGGAAGATCCCCAGACCCGGAATCTTCACGCTCTCACCCTTCTTCACGCTCTTGGTGATCGTATCGACGAGGTCGTTCAACAGCTCGTCGACCTGCTTGCGGCTGAACCCCGCGCCGTCCGCAAGCTTCGCGACCAGTTGCCCCTTCGTCATCCCAGCACCTCCGATACGTGCCCACAGTGGAGGAAAAGCGCGGCGCACCTTACGGCACGTACATGGCGAGTGTCAAGGAAACCCGCATGGCTCTAGGGCGATCGCGGTGTCCGCAAACACTGGCATCGTCGCGCGACGGTCGTCTGCATTTGCGACGCTTCCGACGAGGGTTTGCCGCAGCCCGCATTGCGGCTGACGTAGACTGAGGCGTCCCAGTGGCACCTCGATTGCAATTGTGCCAAGTTTCGCGAGGCATTCGTGCAAAACGTCGAGACCGGCAGCGTGGACGTGCGCGCACAACTCGAGCGGATCGTCTCCGCGTACACGGAGATCGATCGTCGCTTCACCGCTGCCGGCGGACTCGGCACGGTGCTGGGTCTCTACGAGCAGATCCGCCACGAGCTCGCGCGCGTATCGTACGACGAGCTCGATCGCATGACGCGCGAGATCAAGAGCGTCATCGACGCGTTGCTCAAGATGGACTACGAGCTGCGCAAGGTGAACAACCTCAAGGTCGCCTTCGACGCCGGGACGGTGGGGCCGGGGAGTGCGGGATGAGGCGCGGGAGCGCGAACGCGTCGAGTACGCCTACACCGGACAGGCCGTTTCGGAGCGACGGTGACCACGATCTCGGGTGAGGGTCGTCGCCGTCCGGCGACACAGGCGACGCCGTGGCGTCGTCCGGAGCGATAATCGCAATGGCGCACGAACTCGCGGCCACCCGGCGCGTCCGCAAGGGCGTCTTGCCCAGCCCGACCGCGGCCGGTGAACAGCGTGCGCCCGCGCCCGAAACCCAGCCCGAGTCGCCGGCGACGGCGCCGACCATCGGCGAGCGGGTCGTTGCGGACGTGCGGCACGAGATCGGAAACTACTTCCACAAGCTCTACTATTGGGCCGATTTCCTGACCGAGAGCCGAGCCGGCCGCGGCGGGGACGTGACCGCGACGCAGATGCTCGAAGGAACGATCCGCGGCCTGGAGGACCTGCTGCGCGCGACGCTCGAGTACGTGCGCCCGATCGCGGTCACCGCGATCCGGATGGCGGCGCGCGAGGTGGCGGACGGCATCGTCCGGCAGCTCGCGAGCGCCACGGCCGGGCGCACGATCGTCGTCGACGCGCGCGCCGACCTCGGCGAACGCAGCGTCCAGGTCGATCCCGGACGGCTGTCGCAGGTGCTCGGCCTGGTGGCGCGTCGCCTCGAGACGTGTACGGCGGAGGGGGCCCGCCTGCACGCCACGGTCGGCATCGACGCGCGCGCCGGCGGCGAAGTGCTCGTGGTTCGGATCATCGGAGCGGCTGCAGTCGTGTCCCCCGTGAGCTCGACGATGGCGGAGGTCGAGTGGGCGACGGCCGAGAACGTGGTGCGCACGTTTGGCGGCGAGCTCGTCGTGCAGGACGGTCCGGACGGCGGTACGAGCCTGGCTCTCGTGCTGCCGATTCGCGCCTGATCGCAGGGAGTATCGATGGAGACACGCATTCTCATTGTGGATGACGATCCGTTCATCTGCCGGCAGCTCGAGGAGCTCTACAGCTCGCAGCGCTACGCGGTGGCGTGCGCGGGAAATTCCACGGAGGGCCTGCGGCTCCTCGGCGAGCAGGATTTCTCCCTCGCGGTCGTCGACCTGAAGATCCCCGGGACGGACGGGATCGGTCTCACGCGCGAGATCAAGGATCGTTGGCCCGAGCTCGACGTGATCATGATCACGGGCTACGCGAGCATCAAGGGCGCCGTCGAGGCGATCAAGCAGGGCGCGAGCGACTACATCACGAAGCCCTTCCAGAAGGAGGAGATCCTCCTCGCCACCGAGAAGATCCTCGAGAAGCGCCGCCTGCTCGACGAGATCAACTACCTGCGCAGCCAGCTCTCGGACCGCTACTCGTTCGCGAACATGGTGAGCCGCAACCGCGTCATGCACGAGATCTTCGAGACGATCAGCGTGCTCGCGCAGAACGACGCCACCGTGCTCATCTACGGCGAATCGGGCACCGGCAAGGAGCTCGCCGCCCGCGCGATCCACTTCCAGGGCAAGCGGAAGAACGGCCGCTTCGTCGCCATCAACTGCGCCGCCTTTCCCGACACGTTGCTCGAGAGCGAGCTCTTCGGCTACGAGCGCGGCGCGTTCACGGGCGCGATTCACGACCGGGTGGGGAAGATCGAGCTGTCGAACGGCGGTACGCTCTTCCTGGACGAGATCGAGTCGATCTCGCTCAACATGCAGCTGAAGCTGCTGCGCATCCTCGAGGAGCGCCAGATCGAGAAGCTGGGCTCGAACCGTCTCATCAAGGTGAACATGCGCATCATCTGCGCGACCAACGTCGATCTGGCGTCGCTCGTCGCCGAGGGCCGCATGCGCGAGGACTTCTACTACCGCATCAACGTCGTGCCGATGCGGATCCCGCCGCTGCGCGAGCGCATCGAGGACATCCCGCTGCTGGTGGGCGAGTTCCTGCGCAACAGCGAGATGGCGAAGGACAAGGGGATCAACCGGCTCTCGAACCGCGCGCTCTCGCAGCTCATGAGCTACCAGTGGCCGGGCAACGTGCGCGAGCTCGGCAACGTCATCGAACGCGCCATCCTGCGCACGAGCGGTGCCGTGATCCGCGAGGTCGACCTGCCGGGCCACGCGAGCCTCGGCCGCGAAGCCGCCAACGGCAACGGCCGCCAGGCGGGCTACGACTTCGAGGTGCCGCTGAAGGAGTATCTACGGCGCGCCGAGAAGGACTACCTCGCGCGCGTCCTGCGGAAGTACCGTGGCGGCATCAACTTGTCGGCGAAGCACGCGCTGGTCGACGCCGCGACCTTGCATCGCAAGATGAAGCTCCACGGCCTGCGTCGCGAGGACTATCGCCACCGCGGCAAGGCCGATCCCGAGAGCCTCGCGAATTAGTTCCGACCCAAGACTTCGTCTTGGGTCGGGGCGAGGGTGGGGCGGCGGTGGTACGCGCGACCGAGGTGCCGCGGCCGGCGAAGCCCGGCGAAGCCGGCGGCATACGGGCACGCACAGGGCGCCCTTACGTCGGGGGGCGGGTGTGGATGCGCCGGCGGTCTGTCTGAGGGCGCGCCCGAAGGGCGGGGTCATGTCGTAGGGCTGCAGGACCGTGCGCGGGCGCGAGATGCTCTGGCGCGAGTGCGAGGGTCGCAGGGACCTCTGGACCGGCTGCGCGCTTCGCTTCCCGGCTCGCAGGAGCGCGAGAAACAGCGGCCGGACGCGGGCCTCTAGTTGGCGCAAAACGCCTGGAAAGTTCATTCGATAGCGCCGTCGAGCGTACCGTCCGTGGCACTGAAATTGCAGCCTGGTCCCTCATCATGAGGGGGCTCTCCGTCTGTCGCTCGCCTGCCGTGCGGTACGCAGTGCGCGATCAGGCTGGGCAGCCGCCTGGGGCCGGAGTAGTGTCTGCCGGCTCGACGGAGGCAGCGATGCGCAGCCAGGAGAGACAACGCGCGCCCTGGGCGATGGTCTTGATGTTCGCGGTGTGCGCCGCCGCGTGTGCCACGCACCACCCGCAGCCCGTCGACTCCAACGACGTCGCGACCGAGCCCGCCGCGGACGCTGCGCCGGAAGCAGTCGCCCCGGAGCCCGCCGCCCTGCTGCCGGCGGCGCCGCAGAGCACGACCGAGGACTACCGCATCCAGGCGTACGACGAGCTGCACGTGCGGTTCACGTACCAGCCGGAGCTGAACGAGCAGATCCCGGTGCGTCCCGACGGGCGCATCTCGCTCGCGACCACGGGCGAGATCGCGGTCATCGGCCTCACGCCCACCGAGCTCGAGCGGCTCGTCGAACGGCGATCGTCGCACCGGCTGCGGAAGCCGGAGGTCGTCGTCGTCGTCACCAAGGTCGCCGAGCAACGCGCGTACATCGGCGGCGAGGTGCTGCGGCCCGGCTACGTCGTCCTGCAGCGCGATATGACGCCGCTCCAGGCGGTGCTCCAGTCGGGCGGCTTCCGTCCCACGGCCAAGCTCGACAGCGTCGTCCTGATGACCCCGGGACCCGACGGGAGGTTCACCGCCGCTCGCATGAACATGGATCAGGTCGTGAACGACGGCGTGCCGGAGCGCGTGCGCTTGCATCCCGGCGACGTCGTCTACGTGCCCCGCACCTGGATCGCCGATGCGAACATCGTCGTCGACCAGTACGTGCGCGGCTTGATCCCGGCCCTGCCGCGCGTCGGCGTCGGCTACTCGCTCTCACAGTAACGGGGTATCGATGGCGACCATCCAGACGGTTCCCGAGACCACCATCGTGCCGGCGACGGCGATCGAGCGCGGCAGCGCGTCGACGCTGGCGGTCCGGAGCTTCCTGTACGCCGTGTTCAAGCATCAACGCCTCGTGCTCGGCGTCTTCCTCGTGATCTTCCTCGGGTCGGTCGTGGCCGCGCTCCTGCGCCCGAACCAGTGGCTCGCGTCGTCCAAGGTGCTGGTGAAGCTCGGCGAGACGGTACAGCTCGCGCCCGCCGAAGCCCCGTCCCGCAGCGTCAACATGCCGCTCAGCCAGGAGGTCGTGAAGACCGAGGCCGACATCGTCCGCAGCTACCAGGTCGTCGCCGAGGCGGTGAAGCGGCTCGACATGAAGCCGGAGTCGGGTACCGAGGCCGAGCTGATCAGCGGCCTGCAGGCGGGCCTCTCCGTGGCGCCCACGCCCGGCACGAACACGCTCCAGATCAGCTTCATCGGCAAGAACCCGGAGAAAGTCGCCCGCTTCGTCAACACGATCACGGACGTCTACGTCGATCACCACAACAAGGTGTACCGGCGGGAGGGCCTCGACGCGTTCTACGGCGAGCAGCTCCGCCTGCTCGAGAGCCAGATGAAGGAGGCGCAGGATCACCTGCGGACCTACCTGCGCGACAACAAGATCGTGGACGTGGAGCAGGAGATCCGGCTCCTCAACTCCGACGTGATGGAGCAGGACAAGGGCCTCAAGGCGCACCGCGCGAAGATCGCCGCGACCCAGCGCAAGCTCGCGCAGGTCGAAGAGCAGATCAACGCGACGCCGCAGCAGATTCCGTTCGCGCAGGAGTACCTCACGAACCCGACGAAGCTGGCATTCAAGAGCAAGCTCGCCGAGCTCGAGGTGGAACGCATCCAGCTCCTGCAGCGCTATCTCCCGGCCGATCGCTCGGTGCAGGACGTCAGCGAGAAGATCGCGAACCTCAAGGGGCGCACCGACGCCGAGCAGGAGCACATCCTCAACAAGGAAACGATCCGCCACAACGAGCTCTACTCCGAGCTCGAGCGCAACCGCCTCTCGCTCCAGGCCCTCCTCGCCGACGCGCAGGCGCGCGAGCCCTCGCTCGCGAGCCGGCTCGAGGCGGGCAAGCAGCGCCTGGCCGACCTCGCCGACAAGCAGTTCACGATCGCGAACCTCCAGCAGGAGGCCGACCAGAAGAAGTACGCGTACGACACGTACTTCAAGAAGCAGGAAGAGGCGCGCATCACCGAGGCGATGACCGACCAGAGCCTCGTCAACGTCAGCGTCTTCGATCGCGCCGTGCCGCCGATCGAGCCGCAGAACGGGGTCCTCCTGCCCCTCCTGCTCGGCATCATCGGCGGACTCGCCCTCGCGACCGCGATGGCCGTGGCCGTGGAGTTCCTGTCGCGGCGGCTGCGCTTCGAGGAAGAAGTCGAACGCTACCTCGAGCTCCCCGTCCTCGCGGTCATTCCCGACCTCGAGTCGACGCCCGACCTGGCACAGCCCTGAGATCCGGAGACCCGCTGAGATGAGTCGCATCTACGACGCGCTGAAGAAGCTCGAAGCCGAGCGCACCGGAGGGGGTGGGGGCAACGGTCATGGCGGCGGGGAGGGCAACGGTCACGGCAACGGCAATGGGCACGGCGGCAACGGCGGCGCGCGGCGCCGCTTGTGGCAATGGCTGTTCGGCAACGGACGCACCAAGACGAACGGCGCGCTCAGCCTCAACTTCCAGCTCGGCCCCGATCTCGAAGAGGCCTACCAGCGGCTCGGGACGAACCTGCTCGTCTCGCCCGGCGCGACGGTCGCGCAGGGGCCGAAGCTCCTCGGCGTCGCGGCCTCGCGCCACGGCGAAGGCGCGACCACCACGGCGGCCGTCTTCGCGTCGATCCTCACGCGACGGCGCGGCGGACGCGTGTGCGTCGTCGAGGCGAACCTCCGATCGCCCAGCTTCGAGCGCGTGTTCGGCGCCCACCCGGAGGGCGGGTTCGCCGAGCTGATCCGCGGCGAGCGCACCCTCGCCGAGGTGACGCAGTCGACGCAGGTGCCGAACATGTTCGCGATCCCGTGCGGCCAGGCGCCGCTCGGGGCCTCGGCGCTCTTCGACTCGGCCGGGCTCGCCGCGGCCCTCGAGCAGCTCCGGGGCGCGTTCGACTTCGTGATCTTCGACCTCCCGCCCGTGAACCTCTACGGTGAGGCCTCCATCATCGGCCCCCGGCTCGACGCTGCGCTGATCGTCATCGAGGCCGATCGCACGCGCATCCCCGAGGTGGAGCGCAGTCGTCGGGCGCTCGAGCGCGTGGGCGTGAAGCTCGTGGGCTCGGTGCTCAATCGCCGTCGCACCTACATCCCGGCTTTCCTCGAGGAGCTACTCTAGGGCACGCCCGCGCGCCCGAGCCCCTCGCTGCGAGCGTTCCGCATGCCCGTGACCGCGACGACCTACGATCGTCCCGAAGGTGCGCCGCTCGTGGTGCGCCTCGCGATCGCGCTCGGCCTGCCCATGGTCGGCGCGATGACCGTCGCGGGCACCTACTTCGGCAAGGAGATCCTCATCTGCGCCGGGTGGATCGCGCTCTCGGTCGTGGGCTTCCTGTTCGTGCGGCCGGTCGTCGGGATCGCGATGATGACGGCGGCGTTCCTGCTCGCGGCCTATCCGACGCTGCTCCAGTCGCTCGGCATGCTCACCATCAACAACCTGCTGGGCCTCTGCTTCGTCGTGCTGCTCGCCATGCACGTCCTCGAGAAGCGCGACTTCTCGTTCCTGCGCAACCGCCAGGTGCAGATCTTCATCGTGATCGGCCTCCTGCTGCTCGCCGGCTCGATGTACGCCGACTGGATCTTTCCGACCCTGCGCAAGACGGTCGGCCGCGCGAAGGTCCTCGACAAGACCGAGGACATGTCGCACAACTTCATCGCGCGGCTGGTCTACCTCGTCTTCTTCATCGTCTTCGTCCGCGATCGGCGCGACATCCGGACGATGTTCCTGACGTTCATGCTGGCCTTGTTCGTGGCGGTGCCGTCGGCGCTCTACAACATGGCGACCGGAACGTTGAACCGCGGGTTCCGCATCGCCGCGAGCTTCACCTCGGGCGCCAACCCGAACCGCCTCGCGATGATCTGCCTCATCGAGATCGCGTGCTGGTGGTTCTGGTCGCGCGCGCGGCCGACGCTCGTGCGCCAGGCGCTCGCGCTCGGTGCGATGGCCGCGTCGACGATGGTGCTGTTCGGGACGGGGTCGCGCAGCGGGCTCCTCGGCGTCGGCGTGCTGGCGGTGCTCCTGCAGCGCAGCCCAAGGGGATTCCGCATCACGGCGCCGCAGATCGGCCTGCTGGCGGCCGCCGGTCTGTTCGCCGTCCTCACGATGGTGCCGGCGGAGAGCTGGGAGCGGATGATCAACTTCCTCCCGCAGCGCGGCGAGGTCGGCGCGACGTCGAACGTGATGCGCGAGGAGACGATCGAGCGGGCCTGGCAGATCTTCTGGGACTATCCGTTGTTCGGCATCGGGCTCGGGAATTTCCGCGAGGTGTCGCGCCAGATCTACCAGGACACGTTCTTCCGTCCGCCGCACAACTCCTATCTGTGGGCGGCCTCGGAGGGCGGCATCCTCGTGGTGATCGGCTACGTGGTGCTGTTCTGGGTCACGTGGCGAGACCTGCAGGTGATCACGCGGCTTGCCCACCGCGATCCGGAGATCGGGGCCGCGGCCGGCGCCATCCGCGTGATCTTCATCTTGTACGCCTTCTTCTCGGCGTTCGCCGACCTGTGGCTGAACCCGATAACCTACGCGATGATCGGCATGATCATCGTCATGCGGCGCTACGTGGAATCGCTGCCGGAGCCCGTACCGGTGCGCATCGTCGGCCGGCCCGGCATGGGAAGGCTCGCCGCGTGACGCGGGTCGCGTATTTCGCGCCGCTCCTCGCGACCGGCGGGACGCAACGACACCTGCAGCAGGTGTTGGGGCTCCTCGACCGGAGCCGCTTCACACCGGAGGTGTTCACGCTTCGACCCGGAGGCGAGGTCGAGAGCGAGCTGCGTCACGCGGGGATCGAAGTCACGACGTTGGACGTCCCCGGCAGCCTCACGACGCCGCGCGCGCTCAGCGCGGTCGTGCGCACGGCCCGCCGGCTCAAGGCCGAGGGGTGCGAGATCATCCACGGCTACCAATGGCGGCCGGCGCTCGTCGGAGCCCTCATCGGACGGCTCGCGCGAGTCCCGCTTCTGCTCGCGAGCAAGCGCAGCCTCACGGGCGCCGACGACGGGGCGCGTCGGGCCTGGCGCCGTATCGCGCGGCAGGTCGACACGGTGCTCGTGAACGCCGAAGCCCTCCGCACGGAGGGCGAGGCCCACGGCATGCGGTGCCGCTGGACGCTTCTCCAGAACGGCATCGACGCGGATGCGTTCCGTGTCGCCGTGGCGACGCCGGCGGCCAAGCGCGCGCTCGGCCTCGCATCGGACCGGCCCGTGGTCGGCACGGTCGGTCGCCTCGAGCCGCGCAAGGGCCAGGACGTCCTGCTCGCGGCGGTGAAGCGGCTCCGCCTCCGGCGCGGGGATCGCGCCCAGCTCCTCGTCGTTGGCGACGGTCCGTCGGCGCAGGAGCTGCGCCAACGGGCATCCGAGCTCGGGGTCGCGGGCGACGTCACGTTCACGGGCACCCTCGACGATGTGCGCCCGGCGCTCGCGGCGATGGACGTGTTCGCCCTCCCGTCGCGCGAGGAGGGGATGTCGAACGCGCTCATGGAAGCGATGGCCGCCGGCCGCCCCATCGTAGCGACCGACGTCGGAGGCAACGGCGAGGTGCTCGATCAGGGACGCCTCGGTGCGCTCGTGCCGCCCGACGATCCCGCCGGCCTCGCGGCCGCCATCGCCTCGATGCTGGACGAGCCCGAGCGCGCCGCACGCTTCGCCGAGGCCGCGCAGGCGGTCGTCGTCGCCCGCTGGGGCGCCCGCGCCATGGTGTCGCGCCTCGAGGCCTTCTACGACGAACGCCTGGCGGCGAACCGGAGGGCGGCGTGAGCCGCCCGACGCCCATCGGAGCGCGGCGCGGCGCGCGCCGCGCGGACGGGGGCTCCTGCGCAGGTGCCCTGCGGGCACCTGCTCTCAATCGGAGGGCGGCGTGAGCTCCGCAAACGGCGTGAGCCGCCAGCGCGTGTTCGTCGTCGGGCTCGACGCGGCGACGTGGGATCTGGTGATGCCCTGGGTCGAGGCCGGCGTGCTGCCGACGCTGCGACGTCTCATCGACGCCGGGGTGCACGCGCCGCTGCGCTCGACGCTGCCCGCGCTGACGCCCCCGGGATGGACCTCGGCCGCCACCGGTCGCAATCCGGGCAAGCACAACATCTTCAACTTCTATCGTGGCCGTGCGGGGGGACTCTCGCCGGCGCCCGTGACGCCGGGCGACCTGCGCAGCCCGCGGGTCTGGGACATCGTCGCGCAGCACGGGCGTCGCAGCGTCGTGCTCCGCATGCCGCTCACGTATCCGCCGCA from Candidatus Eisenbacteria bacterium carries:
- a CDS encoding right-handed parallel beta-helix repeat-containing protein — encoded protein: MLHRSLAVVALGTLLLAAPARGGNVHYVDDDGMDGFNCAGAPFRTINDALAISANGDEIRVCPGVYPEQLVLNQDIRLTGEAFGSRRAVIRPTALPATLPSLEGGNPIAAAILIDGSLVRITDIDIDLTDNTMTACSPMLAGVYFRNASGSAMRTQILNAWVPGRPDCDSGIGIFVESGVTDYVLGHPIFGRARVVVIDAAFDNYQKAGLVAHGPRTVLKVRGGHATAGAPVDGAAVPNGYQVGLGARGKLVDAMSTGHTTTTAGKLGAGILAWDSGKFTFRRDTVSANQVGIFVAGNDARVKRSILHDQTSDGIVLLGDSNLVSATEIDGTSVSGCFVNGDRNLLRGSFITHSPIGIWIINGIGNLFFGTNFGDVPLESRGVYGGVRPLTEQNAAPLLTSCSATSLTCDDGDPCSTDLCNLMTGTCSHGVTVCDDAIECTTDVCDPVAGCVFTPVPDGTPCTTGTANVCTGGVCT
- a CDS encoding HU family DNA-binding protein; its protein translation is MTKGQLVAKLADGAGFSRKQVDELLNDLVDTITKSVKKGESVKIPGLGIFRLRKMKARMGRNPQTGEAIKIPARKKVGFSVAKTFKESVLGKK
- a CDS encoding sigma-54 dependent transcriptional regulator codes for the protein METRILIVDDDPFICRQLEELYSSQRYAVACAGNSTEGLRLLGEQDFSLAVVDLKIPGTDGIGLTREIKDRWPELDVIMITGYASIKGAVEAIKQGASDYITKPFQKEEILLATEKILEKRRLLDEINYLRSQLSDRYSFANMVSRNRVMHEIFETISVLAQNDATVLIYGESGTGKELAARAIHFQGKRKNGRFVAINCAAFPDTLLESELFGYERGAFTGAIHDRVGKIELSNGGTLFLDEIESISLNMQLKLLRILEERQIEKLGSNRLIKVNMRIICATNVDLASLVAEGRMREDFYYRINVVPMRIPPLRERIEDIPLLVGEFLRNSEMAKDKGINRLSNRALSQLMSYQWPGNVRELGNVIERAILRTSGAVIREVDLPGHASLGREAANGNGRQAGYDFEVPLKEYLRRAEKDYLARVLRKYRGGINLSAKHALVDAATLHRKMKLHGLRREDYRHRGKADPESLAN
- a CDS encoding polysaccharide biosynthesis/export family protein: MRSQERQRAPWAMVLMFAVCAAACATHHPQPVDSNDVATEPAADAAPEAVAPEPAALLPAAPQSTTEDYRIQAYDELHVRFTYQPELNEQIPVRPDGRISLATTGEIAVIGLTPTELERLVERRSSHRLRKPEVVVVVTKVAEQRAYIGGEVLRPGYVVLQRDMTPLQAVLQSGGFRPTAKLDSVVLMTPGPDGRFTAARMNMDQVVNDGVPERVRLHPGDVVYVPRTWIADANIVVDQYVRGLIPALPRVGVGYSLSQ
- a CDS encoding CpsD/CapB family tyrosine-protein kinase, with translation MSRIYDALKKLEAERTGGGGGNGHGGGEGNGHGNGNGHGGNGGARRRLWQWLFGNGRTKTNGALSLNFQLGPDLEEAYQRLGTNLLVSPGATVAQGPKLLGVAASRHGEGATTTAAVFASILTRRRGGRVCVVEANLRSPSFERVFGAHPEGGFAELIRGERTLAEVTQSTQVPNMFAIPCGQAPLGASALFDSAGLAAALEQLRGAFDFVIFDLPPVNLYGEASIIGPRLDAALIVIEADRTRIPEVERSRRALERVGVKLVGSVLNRRRTYIPAFLEELL